A stretch of DNA from Micromonospora sp. WMMD1155:
GGTCGAGCCGCTGGGCGATCTCGTGCACGTTGCCGACGGTCGGGATGCCCGAGCCGATGTCCAGGAACTGCCGGATCCCCGCCTCGGCGAGGTGGTGCACGGCCCGGCGCAGGAACGCCCGGTTGGCCTGGGCCATCAACGGCGCCTCGGGCACCGCCGCGACCATCGCCTGCGCCGCGGCCCGGTCGGCGGCGAAGTTGTGCGAGCCACCGAGGTAGTAGTCGTACATCCGGGCCACGCTCGGGCGCTCGATGTCGATGGTGTCGGGTGCCCAGTCCGGCCGCTGCATGCGTCAACCCCTCGAAATCCTCGACGCGGGCGACGTCGCCCGCGCGGGTATTGTGCACCCGCCACGCACGCCAGACCATAGCGCGGCGGAGGTTCCCCGCCGACGTCGGTCGATGCGCGACGGTCCGCGCCGGGCCGAAGCCGGCGCGGACCGTCGAGACATCCCGTCCCGCTCGACGAGCGGGGGCAGGTCAGAACTTGGGCGCGTCCGGTGCCTCGAGCAGGCCGAGCCGAAGCGCGGTCATCAACGCCTGAGCCCGGTTGGCCGCCCCGAGCTTCTCGTAGAGCTTCGAGATGTGCGTCTTGGCCGTGGACTCGCTGACGAACAACTGCTTCGCGATGCCCGCCACGCTCATCCCGTCGGCGAGCAGCCGCAGCACCTGCCCCTCCCGGGGCGACAACTGCGGGCCGGACGGGGCGAGCCGGCGCTTCATCGCCTCGGCCAGGTCGGCGGCCGTGAACGCGCTGGGGGAGGAGGCGGCGTGCCGCGCGGCGGCCACCACCTCGTCGGCCGGGGCGGTCTTCGGCACGAAGGCGCTCGCGCCGGCCTCCAGGGCGCCGAAGAGCTGGTCGTCGCCGGCGTACATGGTCAGCACCACGATGCCCATCGACGCGCTGGACTTGCGCAGCGCGCGGGTGGCCTCCAGGCCGCTGCCGTCGGGCAGCCGCAGATCCATGATCACCACGTCCGGCTGCAGGGCGCCGGCCTGGCGGACCCCCTCCGCCGCCGTGGCCGCCTCACCGACGACCTCGAACTGACGGTCGCGCTCGAAGGCGTGCCGCAGACCCTTGCGAATCAGGTCATGATCGTCGACAAGGAGGACCTTGGTGCGGGTGGCCGGTGTCGGACTTGTGGTCATCCTCGGGTTACTCCCCTTCTGGTGCTGCGCTGTCGCGCACGTTGTCGCGCCGGGACGAGGAACCGAGAACCACCGCCACGGTCGTGCCGCTGGGTTGCCGCGGCCTGATCTCCAACCGGCCCCGGATACGTTCCGCCCTCTCGGCCATGATCGCAAGACCGTACCGTCCGTCGGGGCGCTGGTCAGCCATCCCCTGACCGTCATCCGACACTTCTATTTGCGCGTACGGGGGGTCGACCTCACAGGTGACCCACAAATTCGAGGCTCCGGCGTGCTTGCGAGCGTTGGTCACCGCCTCCTGGGCGATGCGCAGCAACTCGGCCTCGGTGGCCGCCGGCAGCCGGGCGGTGGACTCGTCCAACGACAGGTGTACGCGCAGCCCGCCGGACGCGCCCACGGTGCGTGCGTACTCGGCGATCGCCGCGGCCAGCCCGCCCTGCCGGTCCACCTCGCTGCGTAGCTCGAAGAGGCTCAGCCGCAGTTCCTGGATCACCCGGGTCACCTCGGCGCGCAGCGTACGCAGGGCCTCGGCGGTCTCGTCCGCGTCGTCGAAGACGGTGGCCATGGCGTTGTCGATGCCGTAGCCGACCATCACCAACTCCTGCGCCACCCCGTCGTGGATCTCCCGGGCCAGCCGCTGCCGTTCCTCGTTGGTGGCCAGCGAACGGACCTCGTCGAACAGCAGCGCCGCCTCCAGCCGCAGCGCGGCCGGGCGGGTCAGCGCCGTCACCCGGGACACCACCGGCGGCGGGTACGCCTGCGCGGCGTCCGCCTCCAGCACCACCAGCCCCACCGTGCGTACCCCGGCGACCAGCGGGACGATCAGCGCGGACACGTCACCGCCGCGGTGCGAGCGCGACTGGGACCGCGCGGCCGTCGTGGCCTGCTGGCTGGCCCACGCGTCGGCGATCGCCGAGTCCGCGTCCAGCGTCGTCTCCCAGTCCACCCGGTCGACACCGGCCTGGGCGAGCACCACGAGTCGGCCGCCGCCGCTGGCCGAGAGCACCGCCCCCCGGTCGGCCTGGGCCACCGTGCGCAACTCCTCCAGGAGGTGCTCGGAGATGCCACCCGGGTCGAGGGTGGCCCCGGGCAGCTGCCGGGCCACCGTCCGCAGCTGGGTCAGCAGGCGGGTGGCCTCGGCGTACGGCTGGGGTTTGCCCTCGCCGCGCACGGCCATGACGCGGTGCAGGGTGCCGGCCGCGTAGAGCCCGAGAGCCGCCAGGATCAGCCACTGCGCGCAGACCGCGAGGTAACCCGGCTGGCTGAGCTGGATCTCGCCGCCGACAGTGGTCAGGGCACCGCTGACCAGCAACGCGGCGGCCGTGACAGCGAGCAGGGCGGAGCCCTCCCGGAAGCGGCGACGCAGCGCGGTGACGGTCACCGGGACCGCCAGGTACGGCAGCATCGCCGAGGCGCCGAGCCCGTCGACGGTGCCGCCGATCGACGCGACCGCCGCCACGTGGCTCGCGGCCAGGCCCAGGACCACCACCTCCGCCACCCTGCTCAGCGGCGCGACCAGCCGGTGCTGGGGGGCCAGCAGGGACGGCAGCCCGGCCACCGCCAGCAACGCGACCCACCACAGCTGGGTGACGTCACGGGTGGCGAACAGGGTCAGGACGGCGATCAACGCCAGCATCACCAGGCGGGCGGCCGCGGCGAGGGGATGC
This window harbors:
- a CDS encoding GAF domain-containing sensor histidine kinase, coding for MPASTATAPHPHPLAAAARLVMLALIAVLTLFATRDVTQLWWVALLAVAGLPSLLAPQHRLVAPLSRVAEVVVLGLAASHVAAVASIGGTVDGLGASAMLPYLAVPVTVTALRRRFREGSALLAVTAAALLVSGALTTVGGEIQLSQPGYLAVCAQWLILAALGLYAAGTLHRVMAVRGEGKPQPYAEATRLLTQLRTVARQLPGATLDPGGISEHLLEELRTVAQADRGAVLSASGGGRLVVLAQAGVDRVDWETTLDADSAIADAWASQQATTAARSQSRSHRGGDVSALIVPLVAGVRTVGLVVLEADAAQAYPPPVVSRVTALTRPAALRLEAALLFDEVRSLATNEERQRLAREIHDGVAQELVMVGYGIDNAMATVFDDADETAEALRTLRAEVTRVIQELRLSLFELRSEVDRQGGLAAAIAEYARTVGASGGLRVHLSLDESTARLPAATEAELLRIAQEAVTNARKHAGASNLWVTCEVDPPYAQIEVSDDGQGMADQRPDGRYGLAIMAERAERIRGRLEIRPRQPSGTTVAVVLGSSSRRDNVRDSAAPEGE
- a CDS encoding response regulator transcription factor; this encodes MTTSPTPATRTKVLLVDDHDLIRKGLRHAFERDRQFEVVGEAATAAEGVRQAGALQPDVVIMDLRLPDGSGLEATRALRKSSASMGIVVLTMYAGDDQLFGALEAGASAFVPKTAPADEVVAAARHAASSPSAFTAADLAEAMKRRLAPSGPQLSPREGQVLRLLADGMSVAGIAKQLFVSESTAKTHISKLYEKLGAANRAQALMTALRLGLLEAPDAPKF